The Lebetimonas natsushimae genomic sequence TGCAGCAGGTGAATCTCCAACTCATCCGGGATATAATATAAACGCAGACACAGCGGCCAGTGAAATAGCCAGTAGCATAGGGGCTAAAAGGGTTATATTTTTAACAGATACCCCGGGAGTTTTGGATAAAAATAAAAAATTATTGTCATCCCTTACAAAAAAAGAGATTGACAATTTAAAAGCTGATGGTACAATTGCCGGCGGTATGATTCCAAAAGTTGATGCAGCGCTTAGAGCAGTTGAAAAAGGTGTGGAAAAAGCACATATTATTGACGGACGAGTGGAGCATTCAATTTTGCTGGAACTCCTTACAAGTGAGGGGATTGGAACTGAAATTAAAAATTAAAAATGTAAAGTGAAAATGAAAAATGGATAATGGAGAATTGAAAATTGGTAAAGAATTAAAAAATAAGGAGTGAAGTTGGTTAATGTTTTAATAGGTCTTTACGGGCTTTATATTTTTATAAAAATTGTTTTGGAAATCAGGGAAGTTTTTTATATTAAAAAAGTTTTTCCCGAAATTGTTTCATTTATGGATGTTGAGGATTATAAAAATGCCGCTTTTTATGCAATATACAAACACACTTTAAATATTTTTAATGCATTAATCAGTATGTTTTTGGTTGTATTATGGATGAGTGGAGGTCTTTTTATTATTAATTTTCTGTTGTATAAGGGAACAATGCTCAGCGAACTGGAAATATTATTGATGTTTTTTGCAATTAATTATGTTTTGACTCTTCCAATTAATATCTGGGAAAAACAGATAGATAAAAAATTTGGATTTAATGTAGCGCCCTGGAAACTGTTTTTTGTAGACGAAATTAAAAAAATTATATTATTTTTGGTTTTAGGAGGAGCATTTTTTGCAGGACTTATCTATTTTATAGAACATTTCAAAAACTGGTGGATTATAGGGTTTATTTTTACTTTTACAATGGTAATTTTAATAAATATTCTATATCCGATATTCGCAAGTATGTTTAATAAATTTGAGCCTCTCAAAGATGAAGAGCTTAAAAATGATATCGAAAAGTTGATGGGAAAAGTTGGGTTTAAATCAAATGGTATTTTTGTAATGGATGCAAGTAAAAGAGATACAAGGCTCAATGCTTATTTTGCGGGACTTGGGAAAAGTAAAAGGGTTGTATTATTTGATACATTACTTAAAAAACTTAATAAGAATGAAATTTTGGCAGTACTCGGGCATGAACTCGGACATTTTAAACATAAAGATATTTTAAAAAATATCGCTGTTGTAGGTGTTATGCTTTTTATTGTTTTTGCAATTTTTGGAAATTTGCCAGATAGCCTTTTTAAAGAACTTCATATCCCAAAAACCGGAGTGAATATCATTATATTGGCACTGCTTTTTATGGATATGATTATGTTTATATTTCAACCATTTGTGAATTTAATAAGCCGTCACAATGAATTTGAGGCAGATGAAATGGGAAGTGAGCTTGTAAGTAGCAAAGCTTTAGCAAGCGCTCTTAAAAAACTTGTAAATGAAAATAAACATTTTCCACATGTAAGCAGACTTTATTCGTTTATTTATTATTCACATCCACCAATTCTAGAGAGACTTGAAAAATTAGAAAAGGTTAAAAATGAAAGTACTGATAACAGGAATAAGTAGGGGAATTGGGGCAGGGCTTGTGGAAGAATATTTAAATAGGGGTGATGAAGTTTATGGGATAGGAAGAAGCTGCCCTTTTGATATTCCTTTTTATAAGATTGATTTAACAAATATTGAAAATTTATATAAAGCAATTGATTCATTTGATATAAATTTTGATTTGGCAGTCCTAAATGCCGGAATTTTAGGGGAGATTAAGTTACTTAAAGAATGGAGCGTAAAAGAATTACAGGATATTTTTATGGTAAATGTCTGGAGTAATAAAGTTTTAGTTGATTTATTAGATGGCAAAGTAAAGAAAATTGTAATAATGAGCAGCGGAGCAGCTGTAAACGGAAATCCGGGCTGGGGAGGATATGCCCTTAGTAAATGTGCGGTTAATATGATGGTAAGTATTTATTCAAAGGAGATTAATACTCCAATTTTTGCAGTGGCTCCCGGAGTAATTGATACTGATATGGTAAGAAAAGTAATTTCGGCTGACAGGGGAAAATTCAGCTCAGTTGTAAGAGTTGATAAAAGCAGGGTTGAATTAGAAATAGGAGTTGAAAGGCTTGTTAAACTTTTTGATAATCTTGATAAATTTGAAAGCGGTTCTTTTATAGATATAAGAAATGTCGAATTTATTTAATACAATTATTTTAGGGGGAGGTGCCAGCGGGCTTTTTTTAGGGAGTCTGCTAAGAAAAAATTATTTAATAATTGAACATAATAAGGAAATCGGGGCTAAAATAAAAGTTAGTGGCGGCGGAAAGTGTAATATCACAAATAAAATTGTAAGCGAAAATAATTACAGAGGCGATAAAGAGTTAGTAAAAAAAACATTAAACAGATTTTCAAATAAAAATTTGTTAAATTGGCTTAAAAATAATAATTTAGAAGTAATTGAAGCTAAAAAGAATCAATATTTTTTTAAAAGTTCTGAAGTTTTAGTGAGTTTTTTTAAAAGAAATGTAAAGAATATATATAAAGCTAAAATTGTTGAAGTCAAGTTTGAAAATGATAAATTTAAAGTTGTAACCGATAAAAAAATTTTTTATGCAAAAAACGTGGTCGTGGCTACCGGCGGAATTAGTTTTAGAAAACTGGGAGCCAGTGATATTGGGTATAGGATAGCTGAGAGTTTTTCTCATTCAATTATACCTCCTCGCCCGTCACTTGTAAGGTTTACTGTTCAAAGGAGTGAAAGCTGGTTTAAAAATTTAAGCGGGGTTGGTTTTGGGGCTGAGGTTAGTGTAGGTGATAAAAAATTTAAGCAAAATATTCTTTTTTCCCACAAAGGTATAACAGGACCGGCAATACTTAATGCGTCTTTATGGTGGGATAAAGGAAAGATTATAATTAATTTTTTAAAAAAAGATGTTTTTTCTTATTTTAAAAATCCAAATAAACAAATCTCAACCCAGCTTCCTCTTCCAAAAAGATTTGTTAAAGAGTTTTTAATTTCACAAAATCTCAAAGATAAAAAAATAAAAGAGCTAAAACCCTCAGAAAAAGAAAAATTAAGGTTATTGAATAGTTATGAATTTGCACCGGCAGGAACTTTTGGATTAGAGAGGGCCGAGGTTACAAAAGGCGGGGTTAATACAAATGAGCTAAGTGTTTTTTTAGAAAGTAAATTTCAAAAAGGACTTTATTTTGCAGGTGAAGTTGTTGATATAACGGGTGAGCTTGGAGGGTATAATTTTCAGTGGGCATTTAGCTCTGCTTATAGTGTATATTTAGGTATAATTTCGCTCAAAAAAGGCGAAAATGAAACATATTGAACTGCTTAATTTAATATGTAAACACAGAAAAATAATTGATTTAGCCTATAAACAGAAAAAACTCCTCTCAGTTCCAGAGCCTCTTGTAGAAATTGGCCTTTTTAATAAAATCGGGGGATTTTATTATATTAATGAAATTTATTTAAATTTTGTAGACACCCTGCTTAGCCGTGCGGATTTAAGCTATATTGCAGAAGATTTTGAAAAAGAGTTTAGGAAACTCCTTGAATATAAAAATGAATATCAGTTTAAAAAAACTTCGGTGCTTTATGATTTGATAATTTCACTTGTCACAAAAATTTATCAGGGAATGAAAAACAGGGATAAAAGGGTTTTGGCTTTAATTGAAAATTTTGAAAAAGATGAAGAGTCCAATCTTGATTTTTTAATAAATGAAGCTAAAAAAATTTTACTTGATATTGAAGAAATTATGCAAAAAAATGAAACTATTTATAATCTGTTTGAAGAGTTTTTGAAATTTCAAGAGTTTGAAAATTTAATAAAAGATATTTTGGTTGATATTACCGCTTTGAATCAAAATATTGATTCATACCTTAAAAGACTCAGAGAATTTATAACCCAGACTGAGAAAAAAAGAAGATTTAATCAAAAACTTTTTAAAATTGCCAATATGATATTAAATGAAGATGTTAAAATTGATAATTTCCTTACAACCAAAAAATTTGTAAATAAACAAAAAATAGAGGTCTTTCCTGACAGTGCATATATGGATTATGAAAAGGCAGTTAAAGTTATAGGAAAATTTACAAAAGAAAAAAAAGTAAAAAAATCAAAAGTCAAAAAAGATATAAAAGAGGTAATAGAACTTATCAATTTAAAGCAGCTGCTTGAATATATAAAAGGCAGCGATGATATATTCAAAAGTATTATTGAATATCTGCCAAGGATTGACAGGGAGCTTATTAATGAAAGTGTAAGGGTTTTTGTTTATATACTTAACCATTATGACAGGGAAATTGAATATAAAAAAGGGTATAATGAATATAATGTAAGGATTGTTAAATGGAAAGCATAGTGTTTGATGTTTTAAGCAAAGGAATAATTGTTTCTACCAATTCGTCTAAATATAAAGAAGTAGCTGCATATCTGCTAGATGAAGAAAATTTTCATAATTTTAATTCATTGGTATCAAAACTTGGATTTTATCTGGTGGGGGAAAACGGATATTTTTATTTATCAAAAGAGTTAAATTCTACTGAAGAAGAAAAATTTTTTAATTCTCATAAGCAGATAATTTTGGCAATTGCCCAGTTAAAAAAAGTATTCATTCATTTAGATAAAGGGCATAAAATTAAAAAAAGTGAATTTATAAAAAGATTTGATTCTAAAAAGGATGAAAAAATTATAAAAGCGCTTTTTGATAAAAATGATTTAATGGAAATCACAGATAAACTTTTTAATATGTTGGAGAAAAATTTTGTGCTTGAATCAAAAAGTACTGATGAATATGTGGTTTTAAATTCAATTAATTATTATCTTGATATTGTAAATTCTATAAGCGAGGTAGGTGATGAATAAAATATATTTTTTTAATGCGGCTAATTTTAATTTTGCCGAGATTGATTTAAAAAAGAAAAATGTATTTTTTGTAGGAGATAACGGAAGCGGTAAAACCACGGCAATCAGGGCAATTCATTATTATTACAATTCAGATATGAAAGCTTTGGGAATTGACCCAAATAAAGAGAGTTTTAAAGATTTTTATTTCAAATATGACAATTCTTTTATTGTGTATGAATTTGATGATTATTTTGTATTGATGTATAAAAGAAGAGGTGAGATTAAAAAAAGGTTCAGCCATCAAAAATTTGATATAAACCGTGTTTTAAAAGGTGATGAAATAGTCCCTCTTGAAGAAGTGATAAATTATGCAAAAGAGGCTGGAAGTTATATGCCTCAAACTAACGATGAATTTAAAAAAATTATTTATGGACTTGATAGAAGGCATCTTGATTTTAAACTGACTTCAATTAAAAATTATAATACGTTTATAAACCTTTATAATAAAATATTTAATGTAAATAAAGCCGTATTTGATGCTAAAAGTATAAAAGAGACTATTTTTACTACACTTGATAGAATAGAAGCCGGTGAGATTGAATATGAGGATTTTTTAGAAAGAGTTAATAATTTCAGGCAATATTTTATTTTTTATAAATCTTTTAAATTGCAAGAAAGTAATATTGAAAAATTGTACTTGCTAAAAAATGATTTAATAAAGCTCCAGGAAGAAATAAATGATTTAATTAAAAAAATTTCATATAAAAAAGAGATTGAAGAAAAAGAAGTAGATAAAATAATTGAAAAAATAGGTTTACTAGAAAAAAGAAAAAGAAATCTAAATAAAATAATCGGACTTTTGGATAAAAAAATAAAAAATTATATAAACTGTTTTGATAAAGAGATATTAAAATTAAACTCTCAACTAGAGGAGATTAATAAATTAAAAGAAAAATTTTCTTTAGAAAAACTTCAAAAAGTTGAAAATAAAGTAAATAAAAAAGAGGAGATTAATTCAAAGCTGATTATATTTAAAACCTCTTTAAATGAGTTAATGAAAGGTATAAAATCCCAGGTAGATGAAATAGAAGAAGCTATTAATAGACTTAAAAGAGAAATAAGAATTTTAAAAGAAGAGATAAAAGCAGAGGAAATAAGACTCAAAAGAAATTTGGAAGAAATGTATCAGCAAAAAATAGAAGAAAAAAATGAAGAATTTATAAAAAGAGAAAAAGAATTAATAGAAAATATAGAAAAATTGGAAAAAGAAACTGAAAATTTTGTAGAAAAAAGAAATGTTTATCAAAAAGAGCTAAACGATGTTTCATTTAAGTACAGGGAAATTGAAAATGATTTAAAAAAAGAATTTGAAAACAGATTTAATGAGTTAAATAACGAAATTAAAAATTTAAAAAGAGAAAAAGAAAATTTAGAAGATGAAAATTATAAATTAAAAAGAATTCTTAAAAAATTAAAAGATGAATTAAATGAAAATATTGAAAAGACAGAAATTTATTATAAAAAAGAATTAAGTGAAATTGATAAAAAAATAACCTTTTATCAAAATATTTTAAAAACAAAACCAAATTCGTTTAAAGAATTTTTAGCTCAAAATGTGGAAAACTGGGAAGAAGAACTTTACCCTGTAATTGATGAGAATCTGCTTAATATGGATATAAACGAGCTAAAACCAAAAGTTGTAAGTGAAAGAATTTTTGGAATTGAATTAAATAAAGCTGTTTTGAAATCTATTCCCACAATGAAAGAAGCCGAAGAAGAAATAGAAAAGCTTAATGATCTAAAGACTGCTTTAAATGAAGAAAAAATTCAAAAAATAAATATCTTAAAAAAAGATTATGAATCAAAAGAAATTGAAATTACTTCGCAAATTGAGGTTAATAATGAAAAAATAAAAGAGATTGAAGAAAAAATAGAACTTCTTGAAAATGAAAAAAATGAATTAAATAAAAAATTACAAAAAGATTTAGAAAAATTAAAAAATAAAAAAAATGAAGAAGAAAAACTTATAAAAATAAATATTTCAAAAACTGAAGCTGTTATTAAAGATTTGAGAGATAAAATTGAAAATATCCGAAGAGAGATAAAAAGAAATAAAAAAGAGTTAGAAAATATTAAAAAAGAACTTTTAAAACAAAAAGAAAAAGAATTTATTGAAAAAAAAGAGATATTAAAAAAAGAATACAAAGAAAAAGAGAAGTTGAAAAATGAAAAAATTAATGAGCTTACTCAAAAAAAAGAAAAAATTTCAAAAGATGAAAGAATAATTGAACTCCAAAAAGAGATAGAAAATTTAAAAAATAAACTAAAAGAAATAGAAAAAGCTGAATATTTCTTAAGAGAATATAATGAAAAAAAAGAATTTATTGAAAAATTGCCTGTTATTAAAGAAAATATAGGAAAATTTGAGACTTACAAACAGAGAATTAATCAAACTTATGAAAAACTATATAAAAAATTAAATAATAAAATAAACAAAACTGAAATAAATATAAATGAATTGAATAAAAAACTTGAAATAATAAAAGAGGGATTAAAAAAAGTATCCGGCTTAAATTTAAGTGATGAAAAAATAGAAACTAATGAATATTTAAGCAATTTGGTTGATGAATATAAATTAAAAGATGGCGAATTTAGGGATAAGAAACTCAGTTTTAAAGAAGTTGCAAGTAAAATTAAAACTGCGCTTAATAGATTTGCAATAACCGGACTAGAAGTCAATTTTAATATAGAAAAACTCTCAGACTTAATCAAAGACGAGCTTGAAAAAGTGGACGAGCTTTATTTATTTAAAAATAAAAAATTTGAAGTATTGAATAAAACGAGATTAAAAGAACTTAAAAACCTTTTAGGAGGACTTCTTGAAAAAAGACTTGATAATTTTGAAAGAAGTAAGGAAGATTTTATAAATCAGGTAAGAAGAATCAATCAGAATCTCTCAAAAGTAAATTTTGGAATAATCAGAAATATAAAAATTGAATTGGAAGAAAATAAAAAAAGTGTTTTAAAAATTTTTGAGAATATAAAAAAAGATATTGATGAATTATTAGAATTTTTAGCGGAAGAATCGTTGTTTTTTGATAATATTATGAGTGAAAGAAAACTCAAAAAAATTGAAGAAGCATTTAATACAATTAAAAAAGAGATAAATAAAGAGAGTTTTTCATTAATAGATGTTGTTGATATTAATGTCAAATTTATTGAAAATGAAAAAGAAAACACCCTGAAAGTCATTAAAAATGAAAGTTCTACCGGTGGTAGTATTCTCCTAAAAATTGCAATTGCCGTAAGTTTGCTTGAACTGTTTATAAAAGAAAAAGCGGATTTATTTTTGATCTTAGACGAGGTCAGTGTACTTTCTACCAAAAATCAAAAACTGCTTAAAGAATATGTAAACGAAAGAGGACTAGGGGTGATTTATGTAACGCCTGATTTGCCTCTTGTGGATGTAGAGGGAATTGATATTTATAAATTCAGAAATATTGGCGGTGAATTTGAGGTAGTAAAACTTATAGCAGATGATGGGATAAAAATTGAAAATTAAAGATGCTTTGAAATTAAAAAATGGAGATTATATTTTAGAAAAAATACTAAATAAAGATAAAGTCTGGCTTTTTTTAAATGATGATAAAAAGATCCCAAAAGAGTTTTTTGAAATATATGAGAAAGTAGAAAGCGGATATCCTATTGAATATATTTTTAATGAAGTTTATTTTTACGGAGATAAATTTTTCATAAAAGAGGGCGTTTTAATTCCAAGAGATGATACTGAGGTTGTGGTTGAAAGGGCGATAAAATTAATTAATAAATTGAAAATTGAAAATGGAAAATTAAAGGTAATAGACTGTTGCACAGGAAGCGGGGTAATTGCAATTGAAATTGCAAAACACACAAATGCTACAGTAATAGCTACTGATATAAATGAAATTGCCCTTGAAGTTGCCAAAAAGAATGCAAAGCTGCATAATGTAGAGGCTGAATTTAAAAAATGCGATTTATTTAATGAATGTGCCGATGTTTTGATTGCAAATCCCCCTTATGTAGAAATTACTCATAAAAAGCCAAATGACTACGAGCCGGACGAAGCGTTTTACGGGGGAGTTGACGGGCTTGATATAGTTAAAAAAATTATTTTAAAAGCAAAAAAAATGAATTTTAAAGCTTTGGTTTTGGAAATTGGCTATAATCAACAATTATTATTAACAAAATTTTTAAAAGAACAAAATATTAATAATTTTGAATTTTTTAAAGATCTGGCAGGAAATATAAGGGGAGTAGAAATTATTTTAGATGAAAATAGTTAGTTATTCCATCAAGAAACATTTGAACTGAAAGAGCAATTAATAACATTCCCATTAATTTTTCTGCAGCGTTAAAAAATTTATACGGTATAAATTCAGCTAAATAAGTGAAAAAAAGTATTATAAGTGAGGTTAAAGTCCAGGCAATAATTGATGCAATGAATAAAATATTAAAATCATAATTATTTGATAATAATAAAAGCACTGCAAGCAGTGACGGCCCCGCTATCATTGGAATGGCAATCGGAACTATCAGTAAATCGTTTTTATCCGTAAATTCCGTTTCATTTGAGGAAAAAATCATTTTTATTGCTATTAAAAATAAAATTATTCCTCCTGCAATTGATACTGATGCTTCGCTGAGTCCAAAAAACTCTAAAATTTTTTTGCCAAAAAGAATAAAAATGAAAATTAAGAATAGAGATATTAATAATTCTCTTATAAGAATTTTAAGTTTTGTTTTTTTATCATACTGTTTTAATAAGGATATTAATACCGGTAAATTCCCGAATGGATCCATTATTAAAAAAAGTGTAAGTGTTATTTTTAAAATCATTTTTCTAATTTTTCATTCATTTTTATATATTCGGGTCTTGTTTCGACACACTGCATAGCCGGCGATGTATTTGTATTGTCTCTAAAAATTACAACACAGTGCATTCTCGGGTAACCCTGAGTGTCAAATTCATATACCCTCGGATTAACCCCTGAAGCTTCAATTGTATACGAAAGAGTGTTAACAGTTTTTTTGAAAATTCCAACTATTGTGTTCCAGTTAAAAGCAAAACTGAAATTAATAAAAATTGCAATAAATATTATCTTTTTCATATTGTGCCTTTTTGATATAATTATATATAAAAAAAGGCAATAATGGATATTAATAAACTCCTTAATTCCAAAGGGAGACTTTTAACTGAAATTTATTTTGAACTCCAAAAATATTATGATGAAATTTATCCAAACGCTGTTGTTTTAATGGAGGTAGGGACGTTTTTTGAAACATATGAGGCTGAAGGTATAGGGAAAGCTAGAGAAATTGCAAATGTTTTAAATATTCAGCTTACCAAAAAAAACAAATCCATTCCCGAAATTGATAAAAAAAATCCTTTAATGGCCGGATTTCCCAATCATGCACTTGATAGGTATCTTGAAAAACTGATTGATGAAAATAAATACACGCTAATTCTCATAAAACAAAAAGGTACTCCTCCAAATGTAAAAAGATATCTATCAGAAATAATATCCCCGGGGGTTAATCTTGAATATTCTAAAACATACGAAAATTATGTAACTTCAATAATTATAGAAAAATATTCAGCTTATCATGTGGGGTTTGCAAATATTGATGTAAATACGGGAAAAAGTTATATTTATGAAAATTACTCCACAAAAGATGACCCAAGTTTTGCCTTGGATGAATTATTTAGACTTTTGCAGACCTATAGATCAAATGAAATTATTTTAACTCTTAAAAATGTTGACTGCGATGAAATAGTAAATTATCTGGAACTTAGCGGAAAAAATATAATTATCAACAGAGCAAGAATGAATATAAATTACCAAAATGAAATTTTTAAAAATGTTTACAATATTAATTCTCTTCTAAGCCCCATTGAAATCATGAATTTGGAAAAATACCCTCTAATTACAGAAGCTCTTGGAATTTTACTTGAATTTGTAATAGCCCATAATAATGAACTTATTAAACATATTCAACTGCCGGTTTTAATAGAAGATGAAAATTTTGTATATCTAGGTAACAATCCTATAAAACAGCTTGAAATTGATAAAGTTTTAAAACTTATAGATAAAACAAAAACTCCAATGGGGAAAAGGTTAATAAAAGAAAGACTTTATAATCCTATAAAAGACGAAGAAGAGCTTAATAAAAGATATAAAGCTGTAAGTTTTATGCTAAACAGATATCACGAATTTGAAGAACTGCTCAAAAATATTTATGATTTGGAAAAAATCGACAGAAAAATAAAATTAAAACGTCTTCATCCTTTTGAACTTAATTTTTTGGTAAGTTCTTTGAAATCTTGCAGTGATATATATTTAAAACTTAAAAAAAGAACAACTAAGATTGATAATTATTTAAATTATATAGAGCGTCAATTTGATTTGGAAAAGGTAAATGTAAAACTTGAAGATATTAAAGAAAGTTTTTTTAAAGACGGGGTTGATAAAGAATTAGATGAGCTTAATAATGAAAAAAAATATTATGTTAATCAACTTTTAAAATTAAAAGAAAATATAGAAAGCTTAGGGGATGTAAAGGTAGAAATCAATAAATTGGAAAAAGAGGGGTTTTATTTATCTCTTACAAAAAACAGATTTAATTTAATTAAAGATAAATTTTTAAACAGTTTTTTAGAAATTGATAATAAAACACTGTTTTTTAAAGATTTGAAAATAAAAAATTTAACAAACAGTGTAAAGATTACAGGAGAAATTATAGATGAAATCAGTGATAAAATTTTGGCACTTGAAAATAAAATTATTAAAAAAACTTTTAAGCTGTATTTAAAAACTTTAAATGAAATGAATCGGGAATTTGATATTTTAAATAATCTATCAAATGAAATTGCCAAAATTGATGTGGCTGTGAGCAGTGCAAAAATTGCTAAAAAATTTAATTATTTTAAACCTAAAATTTCCAATAAAAGAGCAGTCTTTAAAGATTTACGTCATCCGTTAATAGAAATTAACCAGGAAAACGGGATATATGTACCAAATAATATTGATTTTAATGAATATGACGGAATGCTTTTATATGGAATAAACAGTTCTGGTAAAAGCTCACTTATGAAAAGTGTCGGAATTGCTCTCTTTTTGGCTCAGAGTGGATTTTTTGTTCCGGCTGAAATGGAGTATAAACCGGTTGACGGCATTTTTACAAGGATTGAAGCAAAAGATAATCTTTCAAAAGGGCTCTCAACATTTGCCGTTGAAATGCTTGAACTTAAAAATATTTTTAACAGAGCTACAAGTAATTCTGTTGTTTTAGGGGATGAAATAGCTCATGGAACTGAAACCCTCTCAGCCCTTAGTATTGTAGCAAGTGCAGTAGTGAAACTTGCTAAAAGGAAAATAAATTTTCTTTTTGCCACACATCTTCATCAATTAATGGATTTAGATGAAATTAAATTTCTGCCGAATGTAGTTGCTAAACATCTTGAAGTTCATTTTGACGGAGAAAAACTTATTTATGATAGGAAATTAAAAGATGGAAGTGGAAGTAGTGTATATGGTTTAGAAT encodes the following:
- a CDS encoding NAD(P)/FAD-dependent oxidoreductase, translating into MSNLFNTIILGGGASGLFLGSLLRKNYLIIEHNKEIGAKIKVSGGGKCNITNKIVSENNYRGDKELVKKTLNRFSNKNLLNWLKNNNLEVIEAKKNQYFFKSSEVLVSFFKRNVKNIYKAKIVEVKFENDKFKVVTDKKIFYAKNVVVATGGISFRKLGASDIGYRIAESFSHSIIPPRPSLVRFTVQRSESWFKNLSGVGFGAEVSVGDKKFKQNILFSHKGITGPAILNASLWWDKGKIIINFLKKDVFSYFKNPNKQISTQLPLPKRFVKEFLISQNLKDKKIKELKPSEKEKLRLLNSYEFAPAGTFGLERAEVTKGGVNTNELSVFLESKFQKGLYFAGEVVDITGELGGYNFQWAFSSAYSVYLGIISLKKGENETY
- a CDS encoding MarC family protein; this encodes MILKITLTLFLIMDPFGNLPVLISLLKQYDKKTKLKILIRELLISLFLIFIFILFGKKILEFFGLSEASVSIAGGIILFLIAIKMIFSSNETEFTDKNDLLIVPIAIPMIAGPSLLAVLLLLSNNYDFNILFIASIIAWTLTSLIILFFTYLAEFIPYKFFNAAEKLMGMLLIALSVQMFLDGITNYFHLK
- a CDS encoding M48 family metallopeptidase, with the protein product MKLVNVLIGLYGLYIFIKIVLEIREVFYIKKVFPEIVSFMDVEDYKNAAFYAIYKHTLNIFNALISMFLVVLWMSGGLFIINFLLYKGTMLSELEILLMFFAINYVLTLPINIWEKQIDKKFGFNVAPWKLFFVDEIKKIILFLVLGGAFFAGLIYFIEHFKNWWIIGFIFTFTMVILINILYPIFASMFNKFEPLKDEELKNDIEKLMGKVGFKSNGIFVMDASKRDTRLNAYFAGLGKSKRVVLFDTLLKKLNKNEILAVLGHELGHFKHKDILKNIAVVGVMLFIVFAIFGNLPDSLFKELHIPKTGVNIIILALLFMDMIMFIFQPFVNLISRHNEFEADEMGSELVSSKALASALKKLVNENKHFPHVSRLYSFIYYSHPPILERLEKLEKVKNESTDNRNK
- a CDS encoding ATP-binding protein, whose amino-acid sequence is MNKIYFFNAANFNFAEIDLKKKNVFFVGDNGSGKTTAIRAIHYYYNSDMKALGIDPNKESFKDFYFKYDNSFIVYEFDDYFVLMYKRRGEIKKRFSHQKFDINRVLKGDEIVPLEEVINYAKEAGSYMPQTNDEFKKIIYGLDRRHLDFKLTSIKNYNTFINLYNKIFNVNKAVFDAKSIKETIFTTLDRIEAGEIEYEDFLERVNNFRQYFIFYKSFKLQESNIEKLYLLKNDLIKLQEEINDLIKKISYKKEIEEKEVDKIIEKIGLLEKRKRNLNKIIGLLDKKIKNYINCFDKEILKLNSQLEEINKLKEKFSLEKLQKVENKVNKKEEINSKLIIFKTSLNELMKGIKSQVDEIEEAINRLKREIRILKEEIKAEEIRLKRNLEEMYQQKIEEKNEEFIKREKELIENIEKLEKETENFVEKRNVYQKELNDVSFKYREIENDLKKEFENRFNELNNEIKNLKREKENLEDENYKLKRILKKLKDELNENIEKTEIYYKKELSEIDKKITFYQNILKTKPNSFKEFLAQNVENWEEELYPVIDENLLNMDINELKPKVVSERIFGIELNKAVLKSIPTMKEAEEEIEKLNDLKTALNEEKIQKINILKKDYESKEIEITSQIEVNNEKIKEIEEKIELLENEKNELNKKLQKDLEKLKNKKNEEEKLIKINISKTEAVIKDLRDKIENIRREIKRNKKELENIKKELLKQKEKEFIEKKEILKKEYKEKEKLKNEKINELTQKKEKISKDERIIELQKEIENLKNKLKEIEKAEYFLREYNEKKEFIEKLPVIKENIGKFETYKQRINQTYEKLYKKLNNKINKTEININELNKKLEIIKEGLKKVSGLNLSDEKIETNEYLSNLVDEYKLKDGEFRDKKLSFKEVASKIKTALNRFAITGLEVNFNIEKLSDLIKDELEKVDELYLFKNKKFEVLNKTRLKELKNLLGGLLEKRLDNFERSKEDFINQVRRINQNLSKVNFGIIRNIKIELEENKKSVLKIFENIKKDIDELLEFLAEESLFFDNIMSERKLKKIEEAFNTIKKEINKESFSLIDVVDINVKFIENEKENTLKVIKNESSTGGSILLKIAIAVSLLELFIKEKADLFLILDEVSVLSTKNQKLLKEYVNERGLGVIYVTPDLPLVDVEGIDIYKFRNIGGEFEVVKLIADDGIKIEN
- a CDS encoding condensin complex protein MksE, which translates into the protein MESIVFDVLSKGIIVSTNSSKYKEVAAYLLDEENFHNFNSLVSKLGFYLVGENGYFYLSKELNSTEEEKFFNSHKQIILAIAQLKKVFIHLDKGHKIKKSEFIKRFDSKKDEKIIKALFDKNDLMEITDKLFNMLEKNFVLESKSTDEYVVLNSINYYLDIVNSISEVGDE
- the prmC gene encoding peptide chain release factor N(5)-glutamine methyltransferase, translating into MKIKDALKLKNGDYILEKILNKDKVWLFLNDDKKIPKEFFEIYEKVESGYPIEYIFNEVYFYGDKFFIKEGVLIPRDDTEVVVERAIKLINKLKIENGKLKVIDCCTGSGVIAIEIAKHTNATVIATDINEIALEVAKKNAKLHNVEAEFKKCDLFNECADVLIANPPYVEITHKKPNDYEPDEAFYGGVDGLDIVKKIILKAKKMNFKALVLEIGYNQQLLLTKFLKEQNINNFEFFKDLAGNIRGVEIILDENS
- a CDS encoding SDR family NAD(P)-dependent oxidoreductase, with protein sequence MKVLITGISRGIGAGLVEEYLNRGDEVYGIGRSCPFDIPFYKIDLTNIENLYKAIDSFDINFDLAVLNAGILGEIKLLKEWSVKELQDIFMVNVWSNKVLVDLLDGKVKKIVIMSSGAAVNGNPGWGGYALSKCAVNMMVSIYSKEINTPIFAVAPGVIDTDMVRKVISADRGKFSSVVRVDKSRVELEIGVERLVKLFDNLDKFESGSFIDIRNVEFI